One window of the Maylandia zebra isolate NMK-2024a linkage group LG19, Mzebra_GT3a, whole genome shotgun sequence genome contains the following:
- the LOC143414064 gene encoding uncharacterized protein LOC143414064 has product MLSSRLQLSSIQDLMCNVSHGGGTAKYNIQKFVDFMDANRSKLEFSWITADKSVLANHLDHAKQVISSSCDTLVTSSCYPNVVYEGHVVLEGTVRDYTANCTTTCPAKGLFDGKGESCLTVIPPFMIAVMVILTVLLLAGLMVCLVRSRRNNGAPVMQDSALQRKVRIPADVETGNPESNV; this is encoded by the exons ATGCTTTCAA GTAGACTTCAGCTCTCCAGCATACAGGACTTGATGTGCAATGTGTCCCACGGTGGTGGCACAGCCAAATACAACATCCAGAAGTTTGTTGATTTCATGGATGCAAACAGATCCAAGCTCGAGTTCTCCTGGATCACTGCAGAC AAAAGTGTCCTCGCAAACCACCTGGACCACGCGAAGCAGGTGATAAGTAGCAGCTGCGACACTCTCGTCACCTCAAGCTGCTACCCAAACGTTGTCTATGAAGGACATGTCGTCTTAGAG ggGACGGTTCGAGATTACACAGCCAATTGCACAA CTACCTGCCCTGCAAAAGGTCTGTTTGATGGAAAAG GGGAGTCCTGCTTGACTGTAATCCCTCCTTTCATGATTGCTGTCATGGTTATCCTGACAGTCCTACTGCTGGCAGGCCTCATGGTGTGCCTCGTGCGCTCTAGAAG AAACAATGGTGCACCCGTGATGCAAGACTCCGCACTGCAGAGGAAAGTCCGAATACCAGCTGATGTGGAGACGGGAAATCCGGAGAGCAACGTGTAA
- the LOC143413993 gene encoding uncharacterized protein LOC143413993, with the protein MSKTEVSRSWLQAHERSGDHARGKMFPAVALLWVFVQLCSARDMMCTVTHAGKKTTYNISDLSPDIRNEASRCMFMWSNATDFVIAHHGGLFLQPVMSSSFGTLITSKCIGNVSFTATCVIKQRAYDYTASCTPVCPPQALIDDTGMPPSQIGVIVVAFIVLLVLGLVCFLCYKYRLWSKCCGQTGGIYPRVMFKKAPQAKADVETGGR; encoded by the exons ATGAGCAAGACAGAAGTCTCCAGGAGCTGGCTGCAGGCTCATGAAAGAAGTGGAGATCACGCGCGAGGAAAGATGTTTCCTGCTGTCGCGCTCTTAT GGGTGTTTGTTCAGCTTTGCAGTGCGCGTGACATGATGTGCACCGTCACTCACGCTGGCAAAAAGACTACATACAACATCTCAGACCTGTCCCCTGATATACGAAACGAGGCTTCCCGCTGCATGTTTATGTGGTCCAATGCAACC GATTTTGTGATCGCACACCACGGGGGCCTGTTCCTGCAGCCCGTGATGAGCAGCAGCTTTGGCACACTAATCACCTCCAAATGCATCGGCAACGTTAGCTTCACAGCCACTTGCGTGATAAAG CAAAGAGCATATGATTACACAGCCAGCTGCACCC CCGTCTGCCCTCCACAAGCTCTGATTGATGACACAG GAATGCCTCCTTCCCAGATCGGTGTCATTGTAGTAGCTTTCATTGTCCTGCTGGTGCTCGGCCTCGTGTGCTTCCTGTGCTACAAATATAGACTTTGGAG TAAATGCTGTGGCCAGACTGGAGGCATCTACCCTCGTGTGATGTTTAAGAAGGCTCCGCAAGCAAAAGCTGATGTGGAGACAGGAGGAAGATAG